Proteins found in one Gordonia sp. PDNC005 genomic segment:
- the sucB gene encoding 2-oxoglutarate dehydrogenase, E2 component, dihydrolipoamide succinyltransferase — protein MAFSVEMPALGESVTEGTVTQWLKQEGDTVEIDEPLLEVSTDKVDTEIPSPVAGVLTKIVAHEDDVVEVGGQLALIGEAGEAAPEAEEPAAAAAPEPEAEPEAEPAPAEAAPAAETSAAAPASGSASGTDVVMPELGESVTEGTVTNWLKAVGDTVDVDEPLLEVSTDKVDTEIPSPVAGVLLEIIADTDDVVDVGGRLAVIGDANAAPASEPAPKAAPEPEAEPEPAPEPKPAPAPAPKTEAKPEPAPAPAEPEQAAPAASSETLESTPYVTPLVRKLAAENDIDLSTLTGTGVGGRIRKQDVLAAAEAKKAPAPAPAAAAPAAAPAAAAPAVATASPELAALRGTTQKINRIRQITAAKTRESLQTSAQLTQVHEVDMTKVATLRKAAKAGFAAAEGVNLTFLPFFAKAVVEALKAHPNVNASINEEAKEITYHAAVNLGIAVDTPQGLLSPVIHNADDLSLAGLARAIADIADRARNGGLKPDELAGGTFTITNIGSQGALFDTPILVPPQAAMLGTGAIVKRPVVLTAADGTESIASRSMAFLPLTYDHRLIDGADAGRFVTTVRKRLEAGEFAGDLGL, from the coding sequence ATGGCCTTCTCTGTTGAGATGCCCGCCCTGGGTGAGAGCGTCACCGAGGGAACCGTCACCCAATGGCTGAAGCAGGAAGGCGACACCGTCGAAATCGACGAGCCCCTGCTCGAGGTCTCGACCGACAAGGTCGACACCGAGATCCCGTCCCCGGTGGCGGGCGTCCTGACCAAGATCGTCGCCCACGAGGACGACGTGGTCGAGGTCGGAGGCCAGTTGGCTCTCATCGGAGAGGCCGGCGAGGCCGCTCCCGAAGCAGAGGAGCCCGCGGCAGCGGCCGCTCCCGAGCCGGAGGCCGAGCCCGAGGCTGAACCCGCTCCGGCCGAGGCCGCTCCGGCGGCCGAGACCTCGGCTGCCGCACCCGCGAGCGGCTCCGCGTCCGGCACCGATGTCGTGATGCCCGAACTCGGCGAGTCGGTCACCGAAGGCACCGTCACCAACTGGCTCAAGGCCGTCGGCGACACCGTCGACGTGGACGAGCCGCTGCTGGAGGTCTCGACCGACAAGGTCGACACCGAGATCCCGTCGCCCGTCGCAGGTGTGCTCCTGGAGATCATCGCCGACACCGACGACGTCGTCGACGTCGGTGGTCGTCTCGCCGTGATCGGCGACGCGAACGCCGCACCGGCGTCTGAGCCGGCCCCGAAGGCGGCCCCCGAGCCCGAGGCCGAGCCGGAGCCCGCACCCGAGCCGAAGCCCGCACCCGCTCCCGCACCGAAGACCGAGGCGAAGCCCGAACCGGCGCCCGCCCCGGCCGAGCCGGAGCAGGCCGCCCCGGCCGCGTCGTCGGAGACCCTGGAGTCGACCCCGTACGTCACTCCCCTCGTGCGCAAGCTCGCCGCCGAGAACGACATCGACCTCTCGACGCTGACCGGCACCGGTGTCGGCGGACGCATCCGGAAGCAGGACGTGCTCGCCGCTGCCGAGGCGAAGAAGGCTCCGGCGCCCGCACCGGCCGCAGCTGCACCCGCCGCCGCTCCCGCTGCGGCTGCTCCGGCCGTCGCGACTGCCAGCCCCGAGCTCGCGGCGCTCCGCGGAACGACGCAGAAGATCAACCGCATCCGTCAGATCACCGCGGCGAAGACCCGTGAGTCGCTGCAGACGAGCGCACAGCTCACGCAGGTCCACGAAGTCGACATGACCAAGGTCGCGACGCTGCGGAAGGCCGCCAAGGCGGGCTTCGCCGCCGCCGAGGGCGTCAACCTGACGTTCCTGCCGTTCTTCGCCAAGGCCGTCGTCGAGGCCCTCAAGGCGCACCCGAACGTCAACGCGTCGATCAACGAAGAGGCGAAGGAGATCACGTACCACGCGGCCGTGAACCTCGGCATCGCCGTGGACACACCGCAGGGACTGCTCTCGCCTGTGATCCACAACGCCGACGACTTGTCGCTGGCGGGCCTCGCCCGTGCGATCGCCGACATCGCCGACCGCGCACGCAACGGCGGTCTCAAGCCCGATGAGCTCGCAGGCGGCACTTTCACCATCACGAACATCGGCAGCCAGGGCGCACTGTTCGACACGCCGATCCTGGTTCCGCCGCAGGCCGCCATGCTCGGCACGGGTGCGATCGTCAAGCGGCCGGTGGTCCTGACCGCGGCCGACGGCACCGAGTCGATCGCCTCGCGGTCGATGGCGTTCCTGCCGCTGACTTACGATCATCGCCTGATCGACGGCGCTGACGCCGGTCGTTTCGTCACGACTGTCCGCAAGCGTCTGGAAGCCGGAGAGTTCGCCGGCGACCTGGGACTGTGA